TGTTGGAATAAATCTTGACAGTAATCAGGAATAGCATCAAGTGAAAACACTTTTATTTGGCTTTGATGTAACTTCTGCCAAATAACTTTGTCAAGTTGTTTTTGGCTCTGGCAAACCAATCATTATCATTTTTAAATGTCTCTGACAGCAACAAGTTGAGGCACCAAGACTTAATATGTTAATTTTAAAGTACAAGCAAGACAATTTGGTTACATAGCCTATATCTGACCAATGTTAATCTCTTCTTCCTGTTACATAAAGGTGGGGAATACAGTTCTTATCGTTTTTGTGAGTTTCTTTGGCAGTAGGGTTCATCGGCCAAGATGTATTGGAATTGGAGCACTGATCGCAAGTGTGGGAGTGTTCCTAATAGCATTGCCTCACTTCATTAGTACAAAGTATGACTATACAGGCTCCAATGACAGTGAGTGCAAATTCTATAATGTCATATGTGCTCATATGTTGTCTAATGCACTTTGAGACATattatatttgaatacattttaataaattaataaattatgtaaagttTCTTTGCTACTATTGAAGAATGGAATGTCTTTAATTTAGCCTAAATATTGTTAATTAATTGTTGATTTATTCTATAGATACCAAAGCGAATAGGTCTGGCCTTTGCCAATcagagagcaatttccaaaggaAAATGGAAGTGTCTAATCAGATATGTAATGAAGAAAAGACTAATGCTCACCTATGGGTGTATCCAATACTTCTATTGGGCCAGTTACTTTTCGGGATTGGCGGAGTCCCCATACAACCTTTTGGGATTTCCTACATCGATGATTATGCTAAAAAGAGGAATTCACCCTTTTACTTAGGTTTGTTTTGCAAATAAACACTGAAAACACTGGATTTTGATTAAATGTCACTTTCTGTACTGTTTATTTTACCTCTATCTTTGTCTCCAGGCATACTCTTTGCAGTAACAGTAATAGGGCCAGCATTTGGCTACATGATGGCATCTCTGCTGCTTAGTTACTATGTTGACATCGACAAGATGTCTTTTGGTAAGTGACTGTGCCATTACATGTCTACACCattataaacagtttttttttaggaTCATTATTTCAAATGACAAAACAATTCTCTTTTTCACTGTAACCCTATAAACCAGTGGGTCTCAAGTGGTTTTGCTTCcaaacccagattttacatttggCATCAAGTGATAATGCAACACAATACCAAATCCtgctattaattttttatttactgttgtatttaaatgtaattttactatCCTAAATGTGCTTCCAGAAGACATCCTAAATTTCCAGAACAGACCcatcagttgagaaccacagcTACAAAGCTATACATGTACCTTTACATCACAGCTAAAGTATAAACTGCATGGTGGGATgccaatataaatacataaataagtcAGCAGTTGAACTTAACATGTTTAAACTAGTGCATTTCGACAGGGTTAACCTCAAGATTCAACATGTTTAGCACTGCTACAGTGCACTTCCATAAGACATCCTAAATTTCAAAAACAGTCTcatcagttgagaaccacagcTATAAAGCTATATATGTGCTTTTACACAGCTAAAGTATAAACTGCATGTGGGATGCCAATAAAAATACGTAAATAAATACGTCAGCAGTTGAACTTAACATGTTTAGGCTAGTGCGTTTCGACAGGGTTGACATCAAGATTAAACTTGTTTAGCAATAAACTGTGCAGCAATATTTGGCATAACGAAGAGGAAGTGCTTTTAGTAATACTGCAACAGGTTTGGTTTTATGCCTCTTGAATGTGGGTTATGTATAATAAATGACCTGttacttccttttttctttttttttatagataaaatatatttgaaaaaagaTGACCCCAGATGGGTTGGAGCTTGGTGGTTGGGATTCATAGTGGCTGGCACCCTCCTCTTCCTGACATCTTTGCCATACCTGTTTTTCCCTAGAAAGATGTTCAAAGAGGTACATCACAGATCTCACCTGTGGGCTCTTTGAGTCTGAAAAAGGCATTGATAGCCACATTACACATTTTGACTAATAAAACTGGTTTATAACTAGGGATGgttaaaaatattgatttcctGATGCATTGtggtcttcatttgaatgatccctATATCGATTCTCAAATCCCAAGATTGATGCGAgcaaatcacttgcatatgagaCCACATTTTGTGTTATGCAACTAAAATTGTTTGTGATTAGCAGCTGGCTGTACTCTGAAATGTGAAGTTTTCAGATTTGACTCACCATGATTAAGTAGTAGTAGTTGTCGAAGAAGTTTCTGTCACTGCGTGTTGATGGTTAAAATTTTATTTGACTCAGACAAGATTCCATTtgttattgaataatgtctctttttataGTCTTTCTGTTTTTTACAGCCAGTTTTGTTTGTCAAAACCAATAAAAATAGGAACAATTCATTTGTaatcacaatgatgaaaaatttgtaaaatcaatattttcgtaatgtaccaagttagaaggttcccAGTATAatgaacagcattagctgagagggaatttctttcatatctaagcaaaagggacattattgGCTCTGTTTTCATGACCGTACTTGGCACAAGGACCGTGCACTACATCTTATTCGAAAACGCTAATTCGAAACGCATTTTTTGTGCCAGCGCAAGTGTGCATGGGTGGGAGTGATTGCGCTATCTGGGGGTGTATGCACACaaattgtgtgtatattgtatgttAAGGAAGTTGAGCAAAGCGCAATTtgttattttcctgagaaataggtcttTGCGCTAAGACACTGGATAAGCATGTCTAAACTAAGTATTAAATCAgtttcctgcatttgcagtttgtggATTCAATCAGCAGATGATTTCTAAGAGCTATTTgatcacttttaatactagccatAATTTGTGTCAGTTGATCAATTTGGTtaacaataataatttgtttattttgtatagtCCTTTTCCAAAGCTCAAGGAAGCTGAATAGGTGAtgcattgcatacagcccatATAAATGACCAAATTGTTATGAATCAGCTGTCTTAATTTATATTGACGTTGCTTGGCATATAGAATAGGACAAAGATGGTGCAATAatcagagaagaacctcagaataaaactgcacttgaccCAGCACATTAGCACTTTGCGCGCACGATTTCGCCGACCCACTTAAGTCTAGACTAagtgcatgcttgcatgaaaatatcaaaacttaactgccatgcccactgactttgcatgtatgacGTATCGCATAGTGCTACACTTAAGGCATAGCGCTCTTTAAAATAGGGCCTTATTACTGaaatatacactgcctggccaaacaaAAAGTTGCATATTCTAATAATTTGTTGgacgcctttagctttgattacagcgTGCATTCATCGTGGCATTATGCAACTTCATGactcacaacatttatttccatccagagttgatTTAAATTTTGTCTGACATCTTGTaatgatgacgggagagtcgaacatctctgtaaagtcttctccagcacattccAAAGACATTCAATGGggtccagaggcttgtacagttgGCACTATGCATGAAGGGTGCAtagcttcatgcgcttcccttcttacactgacacgcccatcgctttggaatagggtaaatctggactcatcagacaacATGACCATTTTCCAGTGCTCCACAGTCCAATATTTATGCTCTCTAGAaaattgaagtagttttttttccgattagcctcactaacaagtgagCCAAGCAGCTGTTTAGCTgttgcatgtggaaatgctcttatattaactattaaacatagccgtgaatcttcttagttgttttctttgtttgatgcAGGCCAGTAATTTGCCCCtactgaaacacagtaacatcttttccaagaCCATGGGATATGTCTTCGACATGGTTGTTAAGGAAattagaagctacacactgcatcagttagggttattGTTTATCAGTTATAGGTTATCATTTCTGAATTGAAGTGAGTTGGGAAATCCGTGTCAATACCCATCCCTATTTATAACTGAGTTTGATGTTAATAAAGTCCATTAACAGCATTTGGATGTGAATAGGAGACAGTAGTAGaatataataattttctttatGGTTTTTATTTGAAGGTGCACACAGCaatatttgtgtttatgttgtggCTAGGTTGCCCGATCTTAATTTACATTGTACATTATTTTATGATAAAGTAATGACTTTCCAAAACCAGCATTTTTAATTCATTCCACTAGTCAAAGTGTCCAATTACAGTGGATTATCAAGATTAGCTGGATCACAAGTTTtggctggtcatatgatctcaaaATTATGGTGTTCACGAATGTGCGGCCAGCAccatatgtagaataaagcagctttttttCTGCTTTATGTCTGATAACTAGTATTCttctcattttaaacatattttcaaaaatataatattCTACTATTGCTATTTCCTTTTGTTTAATAGTTTAGCAATGTTACAACCTAGGTTTGAGATCAACATAAAAAGCTGTCCAAGGTCGGAAACAAAAGTGGCAATATCCAGGGTAAAGGAGGGGGATCACAGACTCCACCTTTTAAAGAGCAAGAATCTGGCATTGTTACTGATACTATCTGTGGCCCCAAAGAACATCTTCAAgtgaaaaggaaaacaatttGAGTCCCGAAGAAGCTTGTCAGAGCCTGTTCTTGTCCCTCTTGCTCAATTTTAAACCACATGCTAACCTCCCATGAAGTGAATTCGAGTTCATTATTGATATGCATGCATATTCTTGAATTGCAGTGTTTACATTCTGAAGGCTGTTGAGCATGTTCAAACATGGGTTGCAAAATTTCAACTGAAAGTGGGTCCAAAAAGGGTTTTTTGCAATGTAActcatattttaagttttaaaggggacctattatgtgaaattcacttttacatggtgtttgaacataaatgtgtgttggcactgtgtgtacacaaccaccctacaatgataaaaatccacccagtccttttttttaaatccccattaatcataagcactgtctcagaacaagctgtTTGCAGATTCTGtataaagtgatgtcactttgtacaggccctgcccacgactgttgacagaCACTGCCAACaggcatgtttgtttgtgtgagttgtTTTGTTTCAGCACATAGGAAACGTTGtaactgtatttgtgtgtgtgtgttgctcatccatcgttgcgaaactgctgaaaaaactctacaacaaataaatcaatttatGGCATTTTCAACagggtataataaatgatctgtagggtatagctgaaacttcacagacacattctggggacaccataGACACCAAAAATATCACAAACCAACGTGGCATAACTCGATATTAAAAAATTTGCAACACTGTTTTCTGTCCATATGATCATAAATTACATGACCCGTCAAACACAATAATCTCTCTATGACTTTATTTTACCACTACTATGCTAATTTgtacactgtttacagggttcacacaaaGTCATTTAAGTACCTTAATTtggcttttagaaatgtaagaatTGGAATTGctggaaaatcaccttgttttgaaggaacaaagaaatatgCTTGAGATTACAATGGATTGTTTcctccatgtaatgtgtgtccatctaATATGTGGTGACTccactttatttaaataatatgtcttaaaatactttttgttctTTACAGACAGatacaaaagtaaaaataaatatacattttaaactcatACTGCATGGATGCGCTTAAGAAACTGAGAGATTCTCAGATTGATGTTCGCTGAACCAGAACTTTGGATGTCTCTTAAATAGACATTAACCATTTTAGCATTTCTTATTCTTAaactcttaaaatgttttttcttgtatattgtacacattatttcaaccaGTGATAGCTCTCATCATTACTATATATACCAttttatgatataatattaattgtagaatgtagatattttttttccaaaggtaaaaataattttactttcacattctttcttcAGGACAGGTTCAGTTCAGTTCTATTccttgttctgcacctgatcatttttaaaagcttatttgttttgtgatcttttcttatagagaaaCATATGTGAGCAACTTTTGTTATTTAAACTTTTGAGCATTTATATCGTGcattaaataactttattttgatgaaattataatgtgtattttgctcaaatgtttttttagaaaatattttttgttgttgtaattgtgATGTGATGTCATTTACATAAAACTTGATATACTATGATTTATATTAGATAAGTCCATTTTTAGTCCCACTTTCAGTTGAGATTTTGCAACCCATGTTTGAAAATACTCAtattacttacattgaaagaagAATGTGCAAATCTAAGAAGGTGCATCCTGAAGTGTAACAAAGGACAAGAATATAGAGACTTGGGTGGGATCTTTTTACTTCATTTACTTTCAATTTAATTGTAAGTAACTACTAGCAACGACCTTGCAATGTCCTGTCAACCACCCACAGCACCTAAGCATTGTGCCTTCTGCACAGACTAACCCttatactataaatatatatatatatatatatatatatatatatatatatatatatatatatatatatatatatatatatacactgcaacATATATTTTGTGTCTCTAAAGTTAGTTGGTATTAACTCCAGCAGGCTGTATGACTATTATTTCCAATAACAGATAAATGATCAACAGTTAGTTAATGATCAACTGTTAATAAAAAACAGTTCACAGTATGTACATTTCTACTTCTTATACCTCATTTATCAAAAATTCTCACACTGAGGGTAATTTCATATGTCAGCATTACatttagatatatttattttcaggAAATTGCAGAGGTCCCAGTGGAACAATCATCGGAGAAAATGTTGGAGAAGACACCAAAAACTGATGCAGAACCTGAAGTGTCTCTCAATCAGTTCCTAAAAAGTGTGTTTTGCCATTTTACCGATCAGAGATTTTAGTAATCataaatcaagaaaaaaattaattttgtaaGTTGTGCAATTTTATGTGATAATCATCTCACTGTGATGTGAAAACATCAGGAACACATTGACCTACATTAGAGCTTCTTATTGGCAAACAGCCATATTTGGCACAATAGCAAAAACGAATGATAAGACAACACCCAGATTTAAGATAATTCCCTCAGTCTTGATGCTTCTCTTTCACAACATGTGACTCAATTTAACCTTTGTCATTTAAGTTGTATGTTTCTCTAACCATTAGTTTTTTAAAGTCTGTATTTCCTAAACAGCCCTAAAGATCCTTGGACATGATCAAtagatttattattttacatcatTAACTAAAATTCTTAATCTAGTCCTTTATTAACTTTCTTTGTGTGCTCTGTGCTGTAACTTTCAGATGCTTTTTTAAAATACTGTCTCTTGTCTAACCACAGGCTTCCCCAAAATTGTAATGAGAACTCTGCGGAACCCAATTTACTTGTTGGTTGTGTTGGCTCAGGTGAATCTTGCTGCCATGGTGGCTGGACTGGCCACTTTTATGGCCAAATTCATAGAGAGGCAGTTCACACAAACGGCCGCCTTCTCCACCATGATGATAGGTAAGCTAGTAAAAGAAAAGTAAGCATACCTTTTAAAGGTACTCATTCAAGAAAAACCTTTGCACCAAAACCCTTATGTAAATGTGGTATTTATTTAAAGGTATGGCtcacaaaataataattcaacaCAATTACCGCTTCTTATCcacataaaatacattatttgacTAAGGCTAAATCAGATTCAAAGACAAGCTTTTGTCTTTCAGATTTATGtccatcattatttatttttttaagtactgGGATTTTAAATGGATTGCACTGTTCCATATAGTATGTTAGCATTACTGACTTGTGAGTGTgttttgatgcttgttttttttgtctgtgtgtgtgtgtgttcacaggtGGTTTAAATATTCCCTCAGCCATGCTGGGCATTATGGCTGGAGGGGTAATCATGCGCAGATTGAGTCTGTCTGTAAGATCCTCAGCTGCGATGTGTACTTTAGCGGTTCTCATAAGCATATTCTTCGCAATTCCTCTTCTTTTCCTTGGCTGCCCAACACAAAGCATCTCTGGCATCAACTATGCTGGGTGAGTCCTGTAATGCATTGAATATCTTCCATTTGCAATGTTGAATTGTATAGTTCATTATGGAATAGTATACTTACATGCACTATATTAAGGATCTTATATAGCATCTCTTATATTTCAACATGTGTACCTACAATTTAACCTTGAACAACATCAACAGTGTAACAGCTGTGAAAGAAATCATCAACTTGCATCAGTCACAACTCATAAACAGCACAATTTATCCTTGACGAAAATTAATCACAAAGCACAGCCTGtatagaaaaatcacaaatgagtcTCTCTAAGATCTCATGAGATTAGAAGGAGAGCAAACTGAGATCTTTGCTTAAGCCTTGTTCATTTTATAATTGGTTTCTcataaatacatttctaacaCTTTCAATTCAGAAAAGATCTTCATAATGTCACAAACTGTcttcagatttgccaagataccaaagattttcataaaaattcagagatttcaatataatCTCAAATTTCTCCAGTGTCTAAAATCACAGCTATGGTATCCATTACATTGATTGTATAGCTCTCTTACTGTCAaccatttttatttcttctttaattGATTCTGAGGAAATTTATCAGAAACATCTGAGGCAAACTTATTGCATAAGACCCAAATGAAAACtctctgagcaataacattttcaaatgacTGCTAAAATGATGATGAAATAGTTTGTTCACATATGgatacaattaaatataaattatttggaGTTGGTTgaaagtggggaaaaaaaataaataaatacattccagTAAGGATGTTTACATAGGGTAGCTCAAATTCAAACCAATTATATCCCCCAAGGCTTATCTGCTTACGGGCCACATTCTCATTGCTGCCTGTAATCTCCACGGCTAAGTTCTCACACATTATTGATGATTTTCAAATGCTTAATTTCCTGATATCTGCTGCTGTAATCCATCCTGATATTTTCATTAGCATTTACCTTTATTTTACTTGCTTTTGTGCAGAAATGGAACTCAGCAATGCACCAATTCATGTCACTGCTCCAATGAGGCCTTCAATCCTGTATGTGGCTCAGATGGAGTGGAGTTTCAATCTCCCTGTCATGCAGGatgtattacagaaatatacAGTAAAGGCAAAGTCTTGGTAAGTTCTCTTTTTTAATTCCTTTCTTGGAACTGAATGGTACTTTCCCATTTATTAATCTGATattatatacaccaatcagcaaTCGCATTCTGAGAtggtattcttctcaccacaatcgtacagagcggttatctgagttaccatagactttgtcagtttgaaccagtctggccattctctgttgacctctctcatcaacaagacatttctgtccacagaactgccacttaatggatgtttttagttttttgtttttggcaccattctgagtaaactctagagactgttgtgtgtgaaaatcccaggagatcagcagttacagaaatactcaaaccagcccatctggcaccaacaatcatccatgtgattatctaatcagccaatcttgtggcagcagtgcagtgcataaaataattcagatacgggtcaggagcttcagttaatgttcacatcaaccatctgaattgggaaaaaatttgatctcagtgatttggactgtggcatgattgttggttcgagatgggctggtttgagtatttctgtaactgtttaaatcctggaattttcacacactacagtctctagaatttactgttAGGGGGCAGCGTCATTACGTTGCCTAACATTTGGAAAAGCCTTTGCTATGGGAGCACACCAATGATGCctttaaaatgctgccttcagcTAGCTCAGTAAGTTTTTCAGTTAGCAGTAAATGTTCAGGTCTAAATTAGGGAAGGGAAAGATTTATGGATCATGATGTTTGGACAAG
The Xyrauchen texanus isolate HMW12.3.18 chromosome 34, RBS_HiC_50CHRs, whole genome shotgun sequence DNA segment above includes these coding regions:
- the LOC127627769 gene encoding solute carrier organic anion transporter family member 2B1-like is translated as MGLFNNIKFFVLCHGMLQLAQLLVSGYLKGSITTIEKRYGFSSQKSGLLAAFNEVGNTVLIVFVSFFGSRVHRPRCIGIGALIASVGVFLIALPHFISTKYDYTGSNDNTKANRSGLCQSESNFQRKMEVSNQICNEEKTNAHLWVYPILLLGQLLFGIGGVPIQPFGISYIDDYAKKRNSPFYLGILFAVTVIGPAFGYMMASLLLSYYVDIDKMSFDKIYLKKDDPRWVGAWWLGFIVAGTLLFLTSLPYLFFPRKMFKEEIAEVPVEQSSEKMLEKTPKTDAEPEVSLNQFLKSFPKIVMRTLRNPIYLLVVLAQVNLAAMVAGLATFMAKFIERQFTQTAAFSTMMIGGLNIPSAMLGIMAGGVIMRRLSLSVRSSAAMCTLAVLISIFFAIPLLFLGCPTQSISGINYAGNGTQQCTNSCHCSNEAFNPVCGSDGVEFQSPCHAGCITEIYSKGKVLNYTNCDCVSSRGSPGFALPGKCRSSCANHLIPFMILSSITCFVASLSHTTSFMMILRTVTPEDKSFALGIQFMLFRVLAFLPAPVLYGRAIDSTCIEWGKKCGKDTSCSYYNLDHFRHRFLGLQIFFIFGGFVCFLLSFLVLRKINSTKQLNEQMKSQTKSESIPEMKDAKQSFGNSD